From a region of the Panicum virgatum strain AP13 chromosome 2K, P.virgatum_v5, whole genome shotgun sequence genome:
- the LOC120660608 gene encoding uncharacterized protein LOC120660608, giving the protein MAESVSTAIVQETVNQILSGIVQKYEEKEESNANRNLERLEMAHIRLEAALETSEKWKITDPSLLRWRRKLKRAAQECDDTLHKCKQRILEDEQMEREVKNTSLPNRVVHATKSFIFSVLNRSNNELSRFIIQRFEWYADGASEFLRFIELGGTPRCHMLFDSLVKNLLAGKVLHHKIIRGNKHPSFQLCLEPVCTSNHGTNAGLTFIHSLVWSYNSQRVQTYLGSQLSACSFLLLISSVHLKILGMNFLNYPLKTSHGGHLFIHTIRNIGTNFTASRLSGPDQTHFVARSMVSMRFDVLVTKTWQDYQMFCYNQ; this is encoded by the coding sequence ATGGCGGAATCGGTCAGCACTGCGATTGTCCAGGAGACAGTTAACCAAATCTTATCTGGTATTGTTCAAAAATATGAGGAAAAAGAGGAATCAAATGCGAACAGAAACTTGGAGAGGCTAGAGATGGCTCACATCAGGCTAGAGGCAGCTCTTGAGACATCTGAAAAGTGGAAGATCACAGATCCATCCTTATTGCGTTGGCGTAGGAAGCTGAAGCGTGCTGCTCAAGAGTGCGATGACACACTGCACAAATGCAAGCAGAGAATCctagaagatgaacaaatggaACGGGAGGTAAAGAACACTTCCCTTCCTAACCGTGTTGTGCATGCTACAAAGTCATTTATTTTCTCAGTCCTTAATCGCAGCAACAATGAGTTGAGCAGATTCATTATTCAAAGATTTGAGTGGTATGCAGATGGTGCTAGTGAGTTTCTGAGATTCATAGAGCTTGGTGGCACACCACGCTGTCACATGCTATTTGACTCCCTTGTCAAGAACCTTTTGGCGGGCAAGGTACTACATCATAAAATCATTCGGGGAAACAAGCATCCATCCTTTCAATTATGTTTGGAGCCAGTCTGTACTTCAAATCATGGAACAAATGCTGGTTTGACATTTATCCATTCTTTGGTTTGGTCGTACAACTCTCAGAGAGTACAGACATATTTGGGATCGCAATTAAGTGCTTGCAGTTTTTTGCTCCTCATTTCAAGTGTCCATTTGAAAATATTAGGAATGAACTTTCTCAACTACCCACTCAAGACTTCTCATGGGGGCCATctatttattcataccataagGAACATTGGGACAAATTTCACAGCTTCACGTCTCAGTGGGCCCGACCAAACCCATTTTGTTGCAAGGAGCATGGTCAGCATGAGGTTCGACGTTTTGGTAACCAAGACATGGCAGGATTATCAGATGTTTTGTTACAACCAGTAA